The Desulfovibrio sp. genome window below encodes:
- a CDS encoding ABC transporter ATP-binding protein yields the protein MLTLTNVDISYGKITAVRRASLHVDSGEIVALIGANGAGKTTLLTAISGLLRPSAGGIVFDGQDITKAAPDKIVRLGLSHVPERRLVFKPLSVTDNLLLGSYTRRGRTPRAELDRDLESVYAMFPVLKERAGQPAGTLSGGEQQMLAIGRALMSGPKMLLLDEPGMGLAPTVCRDIFKRVMELRAERGLTVLLVEQNAKSALAVADRGYVLETGRVILQGQSSELLANRDVQRAYLGRDKTQEEQFS from the coding sequence ATGCTCACCCTCACCAACGTCGATATCTCCTACGGTAAGATAACGGCAGTGCGCCGCGCCTCTTTGCATGTGGACTCCGGGGAGATCGTGGCCCTTATCGGGGCCAACGGCGCGGGCAAGACCACGCTTCTTACGGCCATATCCGGGCTGTTGAGGCCCTCCGCTGGCGGCATTGTGTTTGACGGCCAGGACATCACCAAGGCCGCTCCTGATAAAATTGTGCGCCTGGGACTCTCCCACGTTCCCGAACGCCGTCTGGTGTTCAAACCCTTGAGCGTAACCGACAACCTCCTTTTGGGGTCTTACACCCGCAGGGGGCGGACTCCCCGCGCCGAGTTGGACAGGGACCTGGAGTCGGTCTACGCGATGTTCCCTGTGCTCAAGGAACGCGCGGGCCAGCCCGCTGGCACCCTCTCCGGCGGCGAGCAGCAGATGCTGGCCATCGGCCGGGCCCTCATGTCCGGGCCGAAGATGCTTTTGCTGGACGAGCCGGGCATGGGCCTTGCCCCAACGGTGTGCCGCGATATTTTCAAGCGCGTCATGGAATTGCGCGCCGAGCGCGGCCTCACCGTGCTGCTGGTGGAACAGAACGCCAAGAGCGCTCTGGCCGTTGCCGACAGGGGCTATGTGTTGGAGACGGGACGGGTCATTCTGCAGGGTCAATCTTCGGAGCTCCTGGCCAACCGCGACGTGCAGCGGGCCTACTTAGGCCGTGATAAAACTCAAGAGGAGCAGTTTTCATGA
- a CDS encoding phenylacetate--CoA ligase → MMWEPKYESMDAGQLAQLQLERLQSTLTRVARNVPYYRKTFGQLGIDPDDIRSLDDLRRLPFTTKAVLRDAYPYGFFAVPLREVVRLHSSSGTTGKSTVVGYTAGDLKKWAALTARVLTAGGVTREDVVQIAFNFGLFTGGFGFHQGAEALGAAVVPASSGNTRRQVAIMQDFKTSVLVCTPSYALHLAQRMEEMGVNANALSLRYGLFGAESWSESARLQIEDRLKLTATDNYGISEVMGPGVSGECLERNGLHINEDHFLAEVIDPASGEPVSEGQQGELVITTLTKEAFPLVRFRTGDLTRILPGPCPCGRTLKRMERVRGRVDDMLIIRGVNVFPSQIEAVLLEIEGTTPQWRVVLERERNLDRATVELEVAEKFVFDRIADQQHFLDMVRKRLASELGVGFEVRMTEPGQLSSEEDKARRVLDKREE, encoded by the coding sequence ATGATGTGGGAACCGAAATACGAATCCATGGACGCCGGGCAGCTGGCCCAGCTTCAGCTTGAGCGCCTCCAGTCCACGCTGACCCGCGTGGCCCGCAACGTCCCCTACTACCGCAAGACCTTCGGGCAACTGGGCATAGACCCGGACGACATCCGCTCCCTGGATGACCTGCGCCGTCTGCCCTTCACCACCAAGGCGGTGCTGCGCGACGCCTATCCCTACGGCTTCTTCGCTGTGCCTCTTCGCGAAGTTGTCCGTCTGCATTCTTCTTCCGGCACCACGGGGAAGTCCACCGTGGTCGGCTACACAGCCGGCGACCTGAAAAAATGGGCTGCGCTGACCGCCAGGGTACTCACTGCCGGAGGCGTCACCCGCGAGGATGTGGTGCAGATCGCCTTCAACTTCGGCCTGTTCACGGGCGGGTTCGGCTTCCACCAAGGAGCCGAGGCCCTGGGCGCGGCCGTGGTTCCGGCTTCCAGCGGCAACACCCGCCGCCAGGTGGCCATAATGCAGGACTTCAAAACCTCCGTGCTGGTGTGCACCCCGAGTTACGCCCTGCATCTGGCCCAGCGCATGGAGGAGATGGGCGTGAACGCCAACGCGCTCAGCCTGCGCTACGGCCTGTTCGGGGCTGAGTCCTGGTCCGAATCGGCGCGCCTGCAAATTGAAGATCGGCTGAAACTCACAGCCACGGATAACTACGGCATAAGCGAAGTGATGGGACCCGGCGTTTCCGGGGAATGCCTGGAGCGAAACGGCCTGCACATAAACGAGGACCACTTCCTTGCGGAAGTGATCGACCCGGCCTCCGGAGAACCAGTATCTGAGGGGCAGCAAGGCGAGTTGGTCATCACCACTCTCACCAAAGAGGCCTTTCCTCTGGTTCGATTCCGCACAGGCGATTTGACGCGCATCCTGCCAGGGCCATGCCCCTGCGGACGGACGCTCAAACGCATGGAGCGAGTGCGCGGCCGGGTGGACGACATGCTCATCATCCGTGGAGTGAATGTCTTCCCCAGCCAGATCGAGGCTGTCCTCCTAGAGATCGAAGGCACCACACCCCAGTGGCGGGTCGTGCTGGAGCGCGAGCGCAATCTGGACAGGGCCACGGTGGAGCTGGAAGTTGCCGAGAAATTCGTTTTCGACCGCATCGCTGACCAGCAGCATTTCCTGGACATGGTGCGCAAGCGCTTGGCTTCCGAGCTTGGCGTAGGTTTCGAGGTGCGCATGACCGAGCCCGGCCAGCTCTCTTCCGAGGAAGACAAGGCCAGGCGAGTGCTGGATAAGCGCGAAGAGTAG